Genomic segment of Selenomonadales bacterium:
CGCCGCGGATAATGGCAAACGACATGGCGCTGTCAAAGCAGGCTCCGCCCGGGACAATCGTCACCGGCTGCCCACCGGCGTTTGTGGTGTCGCGGTCCTCCGTCCCTACATCCGGAGCCTTCCCCAACCCCACAAACCCATTCTCCGACTGGAACAACACGTCTACCCCGGGGGGCAAGAAGTTAGCTACCATGGTCGGCATGCCAATCCCTAAGTTCACTACCATACCGTCTGAAAGTTCAAGGCCGACGCGGCGCGCGATGCGCTCGCGTTTGATGTCTTTGCTCATGGACGTTCCTCCGTTTCGTGTGGGGATGGTGGATTTCGCACTTTGCACTTGGCACTTAGCACTTAGTGGGCTCAAAGCTCAAAGCTCACGGCCCAAAGCTGGCGGCCGGTGGCTGGCGCCTGGCGGCTGGAAGCTAACTCCCCGCTCGCACCACATACGTCACAAACAACCCCGGCGTCATTACTTCGTCGGGGTCGATAGCGCCGACGGGGACTATTTCTTCTGCTTCGGCGACAACAACCTTGGCCGCCATGGCCATCAGGGGGTTAAAGTTGCGCGCCGCGCGGCGGTAAACGAGGTTGCCCTTCTCGTCGGCCTTGTATGCTTTAATCAACGCAAAGTCGGCGTGAAGCGGCAGTTCGAGCAGGTACTCTTTGCCTTCTATCGTCAGTTTCTGCTTGCCTTCTTCTACTACGGTGCCTACCCCGGTGGGGGTGAGGACTCCGCCTAGACCCGCGCCTGCCGCGCGCACCTGCTCGGCGAGTGTACCCTGCGGCACAAGCACGACCTCGGTTTCGCCTGAGTGCATCTGCCTGCCGGTCTCGGGGTTCGTGCCGATATGCGAGGCCATGGCCTTCTTTACGCGCTTGGCGACAATCAGCTTACCTATGCCCCGCTCAGGAAAGCCGGTGTCGTTGCCGATGACGGTTAAGTCTTTGCTGCCCTTCGCCAGCACCTCATCTACTAGCCCTTCCGGCGTCCCTACGCACAAGAAGCCGCCGATCATTACTGACATGCCGTCCTGCAGCGAAGCGAGGGCATGTGAGGGTGATGTAACTTTACTCCTCATTTGTGACCATCCTCCTGTTGGATTTGCTGCCAGCCGCCAGCCGCCGGGCGCCAGCCCTAGGAACGACCGTCGGAGGCGAAGCTAACGCTTTAAGTAGTCCATTTAGCATTCTGGAGACCGTGCGCGCTTCCGCGTCAAGCCTACGATATTCCTGCTCGGGGAGCAAGCCGAGATCTTTAGCCAGCAATAGCAGGTACTCTAGTTCACCACAAGAAGCGCGAGATATGTAAAGAAACCTAGCGTAGTCTGCGTCGGATCCCCTGTTCTTCCCCTCCGCAATGTTGGTCGGCACGGACACAGCAGCGCGCCTTATCTGCGAGGTCAAGCCGTATAACTCGTCGCGCGGGAAGTTCGCTGTAATCTTGTAGGCGTCAAGAACAAATGCGTGCGCCTTCTGCCACACTAGTAGCGTTTCGTGTCCTCCCGTCATACACTACTCCTGGAGGCTGGCGGCTGGCGCCTGGCGGCTATCCCAAGCATCTCCCTCGCCTCAGTTGGCGTCGCTATTTCGCGGCCGCACTCGCGGGCAATGCGCACTATGCGCGCCACAAGTTCGGCGTTGCTCTTGGCGAGCACACCTTTTGAGTAATAGATGTTGTCCTCAAAGCCAACGCGCACGTGCCCGCCCAGGACAATGGCCATTACGGCTAGCGGCAGCTCGGCGCGCCCGATGCCGGCGACGGTCCAAGTGGCACCCGCAGGCAGGCTTTCCACCAAGTGCATTAGGTTCTTGGCCGTACCGGGCATGGCACCGGGCACACCTAGCACCAAGTCAAAGTGGAGCGGTTCACTTAGCAGGCCTTTTTTAAGCAGAGCAAGTGCGTTTTGAATCATGCCTGTTTCAAGGACCTCGACCTCGGGTTTAACGCCGTGCTCCTGCAGCGCTTTTGCGATGCGCTCCATGTACTGCGGCGAGTTCATAAAGACATCGTCGCCAAAGTTGCAGGTGCCCGCGGTAAGCGTGGCCATCTCGGGCCTCAGGGTAATCGGCGCGATGCGCTCCTCGATTTTCGCCGTCACCGCCCCGCCGGTAGAGAGCTGCACGATTAGATCGCACTTCTCGCGCATCAGGCGCATCGTCTCGCGGAAAATCTCCGGGTCCTGTGAAGGCTTACCGTCTTTGTCGCGCACGTGAATATGTGCTATTGACGCACCGGCTTGCCAAGAGCGATACGCCTCCTCGGCGATCTCCGCCGGAGTAAGGGGTAGGTATGGGGTTTGCGCGCGGGTAACTTCTGCGCCGACTAAAGCGGCGGTGATGATGAGTTTAGTCATGTGGGAAACCTCCTTCTGGGGCTTTCCGCTGTCCGCTTTCCGCTTAATTGGTTCGTGCGAACGCTGCGTTGCTCGCTCAGCGTCCTCCTAACAGCTGTATTCATCTTACTAATCATCGAGGCGATGTCATCTAGGTCACTTTCAATTTTGCGATACGTGTCGGGACCCCAATATCCCAAGTCCTTACTTAATAAGGTTAGGTAGCGCACCTCAAGCAAAGATGCCCTGGCAATAGCAAGGAACCGCAGGAACTCCAAGTCGCTTCCCCGTCCCTTCCCTTCACAGATGTTGGTTGGTATCGACACAGCCGCCCTTCGTATCTGACTCACAATCCCAAACTGCTCGGCCTTGGGGAAACTCTCGGTGGCTCTATATACCTGCATCACCAAACCATGCGCTCTAGACAAAACCTCGAGTCTGTTCATCAACTCAAAACCCACGTGGTTTCCCCCTATTCATCCTACAGCTCGGCACCCTCCAGATCAGCGGATAGCGGAAAGCGGATAGCCACCTACACTCTCCCCCGCTGCTTCGCAGCGGGAACGACACACGTCCCACTCGCGCGGCACACTAACAGCGGTTCGGGCAGCACTTCGGCGGCAGAAGGGTTGGCGGGGTCGTTAAGCGCGCGGATTACTTTGTAGGCGGCGAACGTCATCTTGCGACTGGTATTGCCTACCTTAGTAATCTCCCCGTGCGCTTCGATATAGTCTCCGGCGTAGGTTGGAGCCTTAAACTCCACGCTGTCGTAGGCCACAAACAGCCCCTCGTCTCCGTCGTGGCGGATGAGGAGCTCGGTCGCTAGGTCGCCAAACAGCGCCATTATGCGCGCGCCGTCCACTAAGTTGCCGCCGTAATGCGCGTCGTGATTGCTCATGCGCAGTCTAATCATGGTCTTCATAAAGGAAAACCCCCCTGTCGCTTTCTTTCGCTAGTCAATTCGCGAAGCGCAGGGGGTTTTCCTGTTTGTAATGGAGAGTGTGGTCGCTTGTCGTTAGTCGCTCGTCGCTCGGGGAGCGCACTGCTTCATGGCCTTCGCGGGGGGTTCCTAAGGATGTTGACAGCACGATCTAGTTGGTTATCGACTATGCTTGGAGGAACATGTAACCTCTGGTTGAGCAGACGGATGTCCTCTACCGCTGCAACGCCATCTGCTGCGAGCCCCTCTCGCTGCTGGAATCGACTAACCGCGCTGGCCGTATTGGTGTCGTATATGCCGGTGATCTCACCCACATAGTAGCCAAGGAGCCGCAGGCCTTTCTGCAATTTCACCACTTCAGCGCTCTTGGTGCCATACCGCAATGTGGACTCCTCGGAAACGCGCTCGGCAGCTTGCGGCATGCGTGTAAACGTATTCCCGACGATGACATTTGGAGTGAGTCCCCGCCCATCGATACGTGCTCCAGTAATATCTAGGTAATTGCCTACGGTGTAGATAATGCCCCCTAACTCGGGGCCGAGGTCGTGCCAGCGTTGAGCTGTACCCTTGCCATAGGTAATCTCCCCCACAAGCAAAGTGCCGCTATACTTCATGCCTGCGGCTAGTATCTCCGCAGCGCTGGCTGTGCCTGCGTTGACAAGGGCGACAAACGGTTTGGCAGGACCAGGCCCGGGGCTCCGTAAGGGTTGCCTTTGGCCGCGGCTTTCGACAAAACCCATTAAACCTTGTGGCACAAAGTACTGTGTGACAGCCATAAGCGATTGCATAGAGCCGCCTTGGCAATCTCGTAAATCGAGAATGATCCCAGGGGTGTCCTTCAGGGCCTCTAGAGCGTCTTTTACGTCAGCGGCAAGGTGCTCGCCGAAGGTAAGAATTCTAATATAGCCATAGCCTTGGTGCACTCCCCAAGCAGCGGAGGGCGGGGTCACCCACTGGCGAGTCAGCGAGACTGTTTGGACGCTAGCGGGATCACCGCTGTAATAGGTGAGCCGAACTAGGGTATTTACCTCGCCGTCTAGTTGGCTCATCACCTGCGCAATGCCCAGACCCTTAATAGCCCTCCCGTCCACAGCGGTAATCACGTCGCCAATCTTTAGGCCTGCGGATAGGGCAGGGCTAGCCCTGTACAACTGCGCTATCTTGGCTCCGTCTGGAGCGATTTCAATCTTGACACCTATCCCTGGTTGCGTCCTTGTTACTTGCGACAACAACAGCCCGTAAACCTCTGGTGGTATGTAATAGGCATGTTCGTCATCTAGAGCGTTAACGATGCCTTGCAGGGCTCCCTGGACTAAGGTCTTGCCGTCGATGTCTCTCCAGTATTCCCTTTGCAACATATCCATGACCTGTGTTAGTACGCTATAGAGGCTGCTAGCCGTGGCCCTAGGTTGCCACAAGAAACTTGCCAGCAATAATACCAGTGCGATGCTGGCGATTAGAACTCTTGATAGTCTTCTCATCACAAACACTCCCCTCGCTTACTGTTATTCGCGCCGATACGCTTAATTCCTTGTGTTATGCAAATAATCCGCTAGAACTGAGTAACGAAGCAGCAACCGCCCTGCCCTAACCCAGAGTGCAAAAAGGAGACCCCCTCGCGGGGGCCTCCTCTTTTGAAGCGCTACCTTATGGCCTTACGGTAAAGGTTACTTCGTCGTTGACGGGGTTCCAGTTCACGATATAGCCGAAGGTCTCAGCCAAGAAGCGGGCAGGCACCAAGGTGCGGCCGCCGGTGGCGAACGGAGCTACATCGAGGGCTACCGGGACTCCGTTTACCTTGGCAATGGTGCTATTGAGGGTGAGCTCAACATGCATGTTGCCGCGGTGGAGGGTGACGATCTCAGCGGCGCCGACAACTCTGAAGTCGACGGTGGCGTTTAAGATGCGCTCACCGAACCAGCGGAAGGGCACCATGAGGCGGCCGTTGCGCACGTTAGCGGGCACATCGAGGCCGATAGCAGGGTTAGCTCTGCCGATGGTAATGGTGTGCGCTACCGGAGCGGGGATTCTGCGGTCAATGACGATGATGCGGTCAGTTACGTTGCCAGCTGCGTCGGTGACAGAGAGGGTGAAGGAGTTGAGGCCTTCGCGCAAGGCAACGGTGCGCATAATCGTTACGGTTGCGCCTGGGAACATCGCCACGGGTGCGCCCTCGAAGATTATGCCGGTAACCGCAACGTTGTCGCGAGCCACGATGGTGATCATCGCGTTAGCGTCGGTTGTTACGGAAGGAGCAGTTACTTCGATGGTTGGGCGAGCGGTGTCGCGTGGAGGAGCCGGGGGAGCCACAACAGGAATCGTTGCGGTTAGTGCAGTGGCTACTGCACGGTCAGGAGTAACCGAGATTCCAATCTCGGAGGCAGGCATTACGCCGGTTGTCGGGAACGACGGGACTACAACCACCTCAAGTATGCCACCGGTCGGGATGACAGGGCTAAACGTGGTTGTGCCACCAGCTACATTAGCTGGAACCGTCACACTCACAGCCCTACCGGTCAGAGCAACGCCGTGCGCGTTGTTCAAGCGAACGGTAACTGTACCGCTGCTGTCACGCACGAGGCTAGCTGGGCCGACAACCAAAGTGGCTGCATGCAAGGTGAGGTCAGTCGGAGGGGCGCCGGCTACGGTAATGCGTACCTGCGGAGCCTGTGCTACGCCACCAACCGATAGTGCCGCAGTGTGAGCTAAAATCTGGTATTGCTGTGCGCTAGCAGAAGTAGCTGCAACATACGCGCCCCAAGCAGGAGTCGGTGTAGCTACAGCGCGCTGCTCAATAGAGGCGATGGTGGTTGTCGGAAGAGCTGCACCGTTAGGGGCGGTGATGTTCCGAGGAGCCACGGTGATAGCGCGGGCTACTGGTACGTTAGTCCGCGGGTCGGTTACGGTCACGGTAATGACATCGCGGAACTCAGCAGTGAGTCTGCCGCCAGCGGGAGTCACGGCGACAACCGGAGCAACGGCGGTAATGGTGGTGGTGCCAATTATTGTGGCATCAGCCAACACAGCATTGTTCGCGGCAGTGATCGTGAACGTGCCTGCGGCTGCTGCCGACAGCGATACGTTCCATACGTTCGGAGTTGCGGTAGGTACTGCGGTGACTGGCGTTGTGCCGATGAAGAAGCTCGGGGTTACGCCTGCGGCAAGACCGGTTACTGTTACCGGTACGGCTTCAGCAGCGCCACCTGCAAGCAGGGTATGGGCCAAAGTGACGGTGTAGCCAGCGGTTGCCGTAACAGCAATCGCTTGCAGTCTCTCTGGGCCAGGAGCATACACGAATGCCGTTGCTTCAGCATCCCACACTAGGTCTCTGACAGAGATGTCGATTTGACCGATAGAGTTGAGGGTCACTTCAACGGAGTACTCACCGTTGACTACGCTTTGGCCGTGTCCTAGCGGGGTGCCGCCGCGCATCACAATGCTGTTACCAGCAGCAGCCGCGTCCTCAAACGTGCCTGCAGTTGCCAGCCTACGGCGGAACATGGCGGGCTGACCAGCAGCAGGAACTGCGGTGAAGGTCACTTCAGCGTTGTTAATGCGGTTGCCGAGTGCATCGGTGATGATGGCGCTCAGGGCAACTACGTCGCCTCTCCGATGAGCAGTCACCGGGACAGTGATGCGGTGGAGCGGTACGGTGATTTCGCGTGTTACAGTCCCCACAAGGGCATGTGCCGCACTGTAGAACTCTACCGTTACGGTAATCACGCCAGGAGCGTTCGGGGTGACTGTGCGGGAGCCATGATCGACCAGAGCAGTTGTAGCGGCAATTGGGCCCGCAAAAGTCGTGCGAGTGTACGCGAATGTCGGGGACACCCCGCCAACGCCTGCACCAATGCCTAGACCTGCTGCATCGAAAGCTGAGGTTAGGAGTATGGTCAGCGGCTGATGCGCAACCGGTGGATCAGGTATCCACATTACGCTGGCGTTAAAGGCAGCGCGCGGCGCAACGGTGATATGGGCGACTCCTTCCCAGTTGTCGTCAGTGTGACGTACCGTAAAACTAATCGTGCCGCTGGTTACAGCCGGGGTAGGATTCGTGACCGTAAACTGCCGGATATTGCCCGTAACGGTTGATACTGGGCCGATTGCTGCCACAGGGAGACCGTTAAAGGTTGCAGCCACGATTTGCAGGTCACTTAGGGGGACATGCGTTGTCGTTCCGCCAACAACACGCGTTACAGTCATTGGAATGTCGAGCGCGTTGTCAAGACGCCACACAACCGACGGGACGGTGGGAGTTACGGCTAGGGCTGAGCGTGCGACCGTGCCAATAGTGTGGACAAGGATCGGGGTAGCAATGCCACCGGTGGCGTTGAGCGCTGCTCCGGCGCTGTCCGCTACAATAACGCGATAGTCGCCATGTCCAGTCAAGCGAATAGCTGCATGGAAAGAGCGGTTCGCAGGCGTCTGTACGGCGGTAGCAATTGTGGCAAATGCCCCCCATGCTCCACCAATCGGCCGACGCTGCACAATAACACTGTACATCGCAGTAGGAAGAGTTGCACCAACACCGCCTACGGGGAGCAATGCGCCCTGTAGGATGATATCGGCGTTTAAGGCAGCGGTGCCTGTCTGGGTTACCTGTAGGGTAGCAGTTGGGGTAGCAGCAAAAGTTACTCCGACGAACAGAGTCGCCAGCATAGCTATGCTTAACGCAAAAGCAAGCAGTTTTTTCATCGTTTACCTCCTAGAAATACTAGGTAATCTTGCCCGGTGCTTCCCCCAGCGGCTAACGACGCTCGACCATTCTACCCAAATAGGGTCGCCTTAGTGCAGGGTCTGTGAAAGGGCATGCTGCTAATGCACCGTAGCTGCCTTGAGTTTATAGGACAGTGTGAGGAAACCATAGCAGCATTCGTCTTTTGTAAGCGATTTGTAATGAAATCTACGCTAGGGAACATAAGCCCCCGACCACGCAATTCAACTTGCGCGGCCGGGGCAGCTGCCGACTTCAATGTCGGCTAGGGTCTAGGGAGAGTCTAGGGAATCGCAGCCGTAACTACTACCGTAACCACAGCTGTGCGGCTCCCGTCCACTGTGGTAACCACGATATGGGAGAGCCCAGGAGCCACTGCCGTAACAATGCCGTTCGCACATACCCTAACCGCAGCCGGGTTAGTCGATAGCCACGTGACGGCGCGGTTAGTGGCGTGCAGTGGCAACACAACAGGAACCAATGTAACTGTACCGCCAACAGCTAGGGTATGCATGGCTGGTGTAAGTGTTACACCAGTAACACGCACAACCCCAACCGGGGCTAGGACGGTAATAACCGCCGTAGCCGTATGGTTGCCGTCAGCGGTGGTCGCTGTGATTGTTACCGTGCCTGTGGCCATTCCAGTGACTAAGCCTGTCGCGCTGACAGTAGCCCATGCGGTATTGCTGGAGCTCCACGTGACGGTTCTGTTTGTGGCGTTAGCAGGTGCAACAGCTGCGGTGAGCTGGACAGCGCCGCCAACAGTGACGGTGGCAGTTGTCGGGGTAAGGCTAACACCTGTTACGGGCACAACCCCATCTGCTGGCGTCACTACGACTGTAGCCAACGCCACGTGCCCACCATCAGCCGTCATAACTGCAATCTGCGCGGTGCCGGGGGCTACTGCCGTGACCAAACCGACTGCAGAGACCGAAGCGATGGTCGGGGCGGTAGATAGCCAAGTTACTGCGCGGTTAGTGGCGTTAGCGGGGAGAACCGTGGCCGTCAACTGCGCTGTTGCCCCCACGGCGAGAGTAGATGTAGTGGGAGTTAATGTCACTCCGGTAACGCGCACACCCGCGGCTACTGGCGTAACGACGATGCTAGATACAGCGCTGTGCTGGCCGTCTACGGTTGTGACTGTTATCTGGGCGCTACCGGCAGCAATCGCTGTGACTAAGCCCGTGGCATCTACAGTAGCGACCGCCGCGTTAGTGGAGGCCCAAGTCACAGCTCTGTTAGTAGCGGTGGCGGGCAGAACAGTGGCCGTCAGTTGCACGTTCCCGCCGATGGAAAGAGTAGCGGTGACAGGGGATACCGTTACGCCTGTGACGGGGATAACCCCTGCGGGCGGAACCACGGTTATCGTGACAACTGCTGTGCGGTGTCCGTCGACCGTAGTAGCGGCAATATGTGCTACGCCAGGCGCGACCGCAGTCACCAACCCGGTGCCACTCACGGTAGCTACCGACGTGTTAGTCGAAAGCCATGCCACAGCGCGGTTTGTGGCATTAGCTGGCAGGATGGTGGGTGCAAGTTGCACAGTCGCTCCACGTTCTAGTGTGTGGGCAGCTGGCGTCAGTGTAATGCCCGTTACCCTTATCGGCGGCACGACAGTAACAACGGTGCTGGCGGTGAGGCCCCCGTCCGCTGCTCTGGCCGTGATGGTGGTAGTGCCAAGCGCCACAGAGGTGACCAGGCCTGTTGCACTGACTGTAGCCACTGCCGGGTGGCTAGAAGTAAAGGTCACTGCCCGATTGGTGGCGTCGGCTGGTGTCAGTGTCGCGGTCATTTGCAGGGTTAGACCGCGGTGTAAATTGGGCGTCAGCGGTGCGATGCTGATCGCGGTGACAGGCGTTGGTACTACGGTAATACTGGCATTTGCAGCAAGGTTACCGTCAGTCGACCTAGCAGTAATTGTAGCTGTACCGAGCCCTACTGCCGTGACTAGCCCAGTTGGGGAAACAGTGGCCACTGCGGTGTCGCTTGATAGCCAGGTCACTGTTTGTACTGTAGCCGTGGGAGGGGCAATTGTAGCGGTTAGTTGTACGGTGCCGCCTACGCGCAACTCTGCGGAGGGCGGGGTCACCATGATCCCCGCAACCGGAATTGGGCGCTCTACAGTGAACTGCCGGCTGATGGGGGTGAAAGCCGCGCCCCAAGCAGGCACACCGGCTGTTACGGTAAAGGTATTTGTGCCGAAAGTAAGCGGCAGCGTAACGTCGAATCTGCCGAATGCGTCATATGTGGCAGGGGCGCCGTTAATGGTCAGAGTCATGCCCAGCACGACAGTTCCTTGCACCCGTACTTCCGTCGTGGTGGCAAGAACCGTTGTTGCCGTAGGATTGTTGACCACGAGCCCGGTAAAGTTAAGGGTTTGCGTGCGCTCGTTGCCGGCGGCGTCACGCGCGCGCAAAGTGGCTGTGTTGTTGTCGGCGAGAGTTGCCGTTATGGACTGCGACTCAAACGTCGCCCAATCCCAGACCGCACCAGCGGGAGCCGGGGGTATGGGCATGTTTCCGCTGCGGATGGGGACGAGCTGGTCGTTCACCCACACCGAGCCGCCGTCACTCATTACGTTGCTAATCAAGAGGTCGTCTACCGCGCCGCGAACTCGCACGCGGTTAGCAGTTGTGGTGTCGATTGCGGGGGTGACGTTGTGGAATGCTGGTGGGGTAGTGTCTATCTGGAGGCGGGCAAACCCGGGGGAAATGGTCGGGCTCGCGCTGAGGGCGGGCGTCCAGGCTGCACCCGATGTCGGTTGTACCTGAACATTGATTTGGCCAAACCGATCCGGCGAAGTGAAGCCAGTTGGTGCGGCCCCGTTCCAGACAAACGAGTACCTGCCGGGCTGCAGCGGGCCGAAGGTCGCTATCGCGACATGATAGGTGAATCCATCCGGAACTACCGGCAGGAATCCATTTAACATGATGCGCGTGGCATGAGCCGCACGGCCTAGTACAAACGAGATGGTAGTCGTATCCTGAACACCGTCACCGTTGGGCGAGAAGGCGTCAGGCGTCGCGGTGACTTGGCTGACCACTTGCCCGTTGACGAAGAAGAAGGGCACACGGTAGCTATCGGCAGGGTTGGCGACATTCTCCAAGACAATGTAGCCAGTGTAGTCACTGGTGCCGGGCACACTAAGTGGCAGTGCCGCGTCGACAAATAACGCCACAGGTACATTGACCCGAGCTCCTGCGCCGACTGTGACTTGAGTGGGCACAAGCACTTCATAGGCGTGCGCGGGGTTAAACTTCTCCACCCGCGTGCGGAATACCGCGCTCGTCGTGCGCAGACTTTCAAGGTTAAGCATCGCCTGCGTTTCGCCCACGGTCACCTCGCGGAAGTTGAGCATGCCGGGGGCAACGCGTAGGCCCGCCGTTATGGCGTGGTGGATGTTAATCATCCCTGCACCTTGGTCAATCGGGCGGAAGGAACGTCCGTCGATGTTCACCATATTGCTCGCCGTGTTCATTAGCCCTAGGCGGATTTGTTCAGGCGTAAGCGTCGGCCTAGCCTGGAGCATCAGCGCCGCAGCACCGGCGACGTGCGGGGCGGCCATAGAAGTGCCGCTGATAGTGCCAAACCACGGGTTGCCGGGGCCTGCCACGCGCTGGAAGGCACCGCTTACGTGGCTGCCGTCAGTGCCGGGGAAGGGGTAAGCTGCAGTTATGTTCTGCCCGGGTGCCGACACATGCGGCAGAATGCCGAGCAGAGCGTCAGGACCGCGCGAACTTGACGGCGACATCAGGTGATGCTCTCCCATAGAGAAAGTCACAAACCTAGTGCCTGCAGCCATGGCGCGCAGCACCAAGCCGTCTTCGCGGCTTAGCGACAGGGTCGGGATATCTCCCAGCTGGTTATCACCTAAGGTGCCTCCAAATGTCCCGGCCACGTTGTTAAAGATAATCGCGCCGATTGCACCGGCATCACGAGCGTTGCGCGATTTAACCGCAAACGCTGCTCCGCCGCGCTCCATCAGGGCAATGCGGCCGGTGACTAAGCTGTTGCCGCCTGCATCCCTAAAATCTGCGGGGACATTCCCTAAGCCGACCGACACGAACTCAACCGGCGTGCCTAAGGGCGCAAGAGCCGGGGAGAAGGTCATCAGCCCGCCGACAAAAGGCGCTGTGCCCCCCTGCGGCAGAACCAAAGGCTTGGGCGTGGTATCCGCCCAGCCGACGGCAATGCCGAGGCGGGTATTAGCGTATGTGCCGGTTGTACGTTCGCCAGGGCCGCTGTTGCCAGCAGAAACTGTAAACACCACGCCAGCACGGACTGCGTTGTCGACAGCGCGCGCCCATGGGGAATCCGGGTGAGCTAGCGCAGCGCCTAGACTCATGTTGGCGACATCTGCGCCTACTTGTACCGCGCGCTCAATGCCTGCCATTACGTCGGAGGAGGAACCGCTACCCCCGCGCCCGAGGACGCGGATTATGTATAAGCTAGCCTCAGGCGCTACTGCGACCACCGTAGCGGCCACATGCGTGCCGTGCGAGGTGTTCCAGTCACGGCCTGTGGCAGGGTTGATGCCTGGGTCGTTTTTTCGCTCCATAGGGTCGTTGTCGTCATCGACAAAGTCGGTGCCGCCGATGACCTTAAATGTGGGGCCGATACCGCCACCGAGGTCGGGGTGCATGTAGTCGGCACCGGTGTCAAGCACCGCCACTAAAATGCCGCTACCCGAAAGCCCGGGCGGGATGGCCCACGCTTGCTGCGCACGTATCGCAGGAAGGCTGTGTTCTAGCCCCGTGGCCTGCATTTCGATGTCTGGGAAGACATCAATGATACCAGGTATGCTCAGAAGCTTTTTCACCTGGTTAGCAGGAACTTGCATCGCTATGCCGTTAAACGTCAGCGCGTAGCTATGACGAGTAGTAGCCGCTATTCCTGCGCCGCGCAGGGCGTCCATAACTTGCGCCCTCTTCGTATCAAGGCGCTGCAAGAGACTTCCTTGCATCGCCTGCGTCACGACAACCCCTTGGTTGTGCAGGCTTTCCTCGATGACCGCGAGCGGCTCCCCCGCCAGCTCAACGATGACTGAGATGGGTTTGCTTGATGTTAAGTCGTAGTCTACAAAGCGAGTGCGGAGAATGTCGGCCGTAGCTTGAACCTCTGCGTAGCCCAAAGGCACTGCGGCTGGCACAGCCGCGATAGCAGGTGCTATAAGGCTTGGCACTAGCACCAAAGCTGCAAGTACAGACCACAATTTTCTCCTGAATGTCTTCATCAAATCATCTCCTACCCCCTAATTTGTTGGCTCGTCCGTACAGCAACAACCAAAACAGCCTTCCTGCGTTCACCCCTTTCCTCAACAACTACATTACTCCGTTGTGAAGTGTTGTCTTCTGTAGTATGATGATACCAAAATATTCTGCATTGCACTAGTGTTTCAGTAAATTCTCGCGCGATCATCCCTCTACAAAATGAGTTAGGAGGCGAAGTAATATTGAAACATGCCAGCCGTTTGTGGAAGTGCTTTTTGATGCTAACCCTTATACTTCCGTTGGGAGTCATTCACGCGGGCGCACCAGAAATCGTC
This window contains:
- a CDS encoding peptidoglycan-binding protein; this translates as MRRLSRVLIASIALVLLLASFLWQPRATASSLYSVLTQVMDMLQREYWRDIDGKTLVQGALQGIVNALDDEHAYYIPPEVYGLLLSQVTRTQPGIGVKIEIAPDGAKIAQLYRASPALSAGLKIGDVITAVDGRAIKGLGIAQVMSQLDGEVNTLVRLTYYSGDPASVQTVSLTRQWVTPPSAAWGVHQGYGYIRILTFGEHLAADVKDALEALKDTPGIILDLRDCQGGSMQSLMAVTQYFVPQGLMGFVESRGQRQPLRSPGPGPAKPFVALVNAGTASAAEILAAGMKYSGTLLVGEITYGKGTAQRWHDLGPELGGIIYTVGNYLDITGARIDGRGLTPNVIVGNTFTRMPQAAERVSEESTLRYGTKSAEVVKLQKGLRLLGYYVGEITGIYDTNTASAVSRFQQREGLAADGVAAVEDIRLLNQRLHVPPSIVDNQLDRAVNILRNPPRRP
- a CDS encoding four helix bundle protein, with product MTGGHETLLVWQKAHAFVLDAYKITANFPRDELYGLTSQIRRAAVSVPTNIAEGKNRGSDADYARFLYISRASCGELEYLLLLAKDLGLLPEQEYRRLDAEARTVSRMLNGLLKALASPPTVVPRAGARRLAAGSKSNRRMVTNEE
- a CDS encoding 3-keto-5-aminohexanoate cleavage protein — encoded protein: MTKLIITAALVGAEVTRAQTPYLPLTPAEIAEEAYRSWQAGASIAHIHVRDKDGKPSQDPEIFRETMRLMREKCDLIVQLSTGGAVTAKIEERIAPITLRPEMATLTAGTCNFGDDVFMNSPQYMERIAKALQEHGVKPEVEVLETGMIQNALALLKKGLLSEPLHFDLVLGVPGAMPGTAKNLMHLVESLPAGATWTVAGIGRAELPLAVMAIVLGGHVRVGFEDNIYYSKGVLAKSNAELVARIVRIARECGREIATPTEAREMLGIAARRQPPASRSSV
- the atoD gene encoding acetate CoA-transferase subunit alpha, encoding MRSKVTSPSHALASLQDGMSVMIGGFLCVGTPEGLVDEVLAKGSKDLTVIGNDTGFPERGIGKLIVAKRVKKAMASHIGTNPETGRQMHSGETEVVLVPQGTLAEQVRAAGAGLGGVLTPTGVGTVVEEGKQKLTIEGKEYLLELPLHADFALIKAYKADEKGNLVYRRAARNFNPLMAMAAKVVVAEAEEIVPVGAIDPDEVMTPGLFVTYVVRAGS
- a CDS encoding four helix bundle protein, which encodes MGFELMNRLEVLSRAHGLVMQVYRATESFPKAEQFGIVSQIRRAAVSIPTNICEGKGRGSDLEFLRFLAIARASLLEVRYLTLLSKDLGYWGPDTYRKIESDLDDIASMISKMNTAVRRTLSEQRSVRTNQLSGKRTAESPRRRFPT
- a CDS encoding 3-aminobutyryl-CoA ammonia lyase — encoded protein: MKTMIRLRMSNHDAHYGGNLVDGARIMALFGDLATELLIRHDGDEGLFVAYDSVEFKAPTYAGDYIEAHGEITKVGNTSRKMTFAAYKVIRALNDPANPSAAEVLPEPLLVCRASGTCVVPAAKQRGRV